The proteins below are encoded in one region of Acidithiobacillus ferrooxidans ATCC 23270:
- a CDS encoding YgaP family membrane protein, producing the protein MSASSLFNEGMPDRLIRVIVGIIVIALVFVGPKTPWGWLGLVPLITGLVGWCPAYTLLGIRTCPLRKS; encoded by the coding sequence ATGTCTGCATCTTCACTGTTTAACGAAGGCATGCCCGACCGGTTGATACGGGTCATTGTCGGGATTATTGTCATTGCACTGGTATTTGTCGGACCCAAAACCCCCTGGGGATGGTTGGGGCTTGTTCCTTTAATCACCGGTCTGGTGGGTTGGTGCCCCGCATACACGCTTTTGGGTATCAGGACTTGTCCCTTGCGGAAATCATAA
- a CDS encoding DUF455 family protein → MDEISGKHQAGSCGGAGAAFDAMDSDQKVALVRALRWPLSASAGARSCLTTPGRPVRPLLVDPKNLPRRRALTTVAGRFALLHALTHIEFNAINLALDAICRFPGLPDSKPEEACLD, encoded by the coding sequence ATGGATGAAATCAGCGGAAAGCATCAGGCAGGGTCTTGTGGCGGGGCAGGCGCGGCCTTTGATGCGATGGACTCTGACCAAAAAGTGGCTCTGGTGCGGGCCTTGCGCTGGCCGCTGTCGGCTTCAGCGGGCGCGCGATCCTGTTTGACGACGCCGGGCCGTCCTGTCCGGCCACTGCTCGTGGACCCCAAAAATTTACCGCGGCGTCGCGCGCTGACCACTGTGGCTGGTCGATTTGCCTTGCTCCATGCCCTCACCCATATTGAATTCAATGCCATCAATCTCGCGCTGGATGCGATTTGTCGCTTCCCCGGTCTACCCGACTCAAAGCCGGAGGAGGCTTGCCTTGATTGA
- the tsaD gene encoding tRNA (adenosine(37)-N6)-threonylcarbamoyltransferase complex transferase subunit TsaD yields MIERILGIESSCDETGLALYDRQRGLLGEVLFSQIALHAPYGGVVPELASRDHVRRLPLLLDELLAQTGGQRPDAIAVTAGPGLIGALLVGVNFARGLAMGWDIPVIPVHHLEGHLLAPLLNEVDPFPAVALLVSGGHTMLVEVRAPGDYILLGETLDDAAGEAFDKAAKMMGLGYPGGPALAALAEGGDAQAFRLPRPLLDRPGLDFSFSGLKTAFRLASMPIAPDDGQKRADLAASFQAAVVETLFTKCQRALRQTGLRRLIVAGGVGANRALRAALNGLVSAGVEVFIADLAHCTDNAAMIALAGALHTERAQAATADFPVRARWSLTEEEA; encoded by the coding sequence TTGATTGAGCGGATACTGGGCATTGAAAGCTCCTGCGATGAAACGGGGCTTGCTCTCTATGACCGCCAGCGTGGCCTCCTCGGCGAAGTGCTGTTCAGCCAGATTGCCCTGCACGCGCCCTACGGCGGTGTCGTGCCGGAACTGGCGTCGCGGGACCATGTGCGCCGCCTGCCCTTGCTGCTCGACGAGTTGCTGGCGCAAACCGGCGGGCAGCGCCCTGACGCCATCGCCGTCACCGCCGGGCCGGGACTTATCGGTGCCCTGCTGGTGGGGGTGAATTTCGCCCGCGGCCTCGCCATGGGCTGGGATATCCCGGTGATCCCCGTGCATCATCTGGAAGGTCACCTGCTGGCCCCGCTGCTCAATGAGGTGGACCCCTTTCCGGCGGTGGCCTTGCTGGTTTCCGGTGGGCATACGATGCTAGTGGAAGTCCGTGCTCCCGGCGACTATATTTTATTGGGAGAGACGCTGGATGACGCCGCCGGTGAGGCCTTCGACAAGGCGGCGAAGATGATGGGACTGGGCTATCCCGGTGGGCCTGCGCTGGCCGCCCTGGCGGAGGGGGGAGATGCCCAGGCTTTTCGCCTGCCGCGGCCACTGCTGGACCGGCCGGGACTGGACTTCAGCTTCAGCGGTCTGAAAACGGCCTTCCGTCTGGCCTCCATGCCCATCGCGCCCGACGACGGGCAGAAGCGGGCCGATCTGGCTGCCAGTTTTCAGGCCGCGGTGGTGGAGACGCTGTTCACGAAGTGCCAGCGTGCCCTGCGGCAGACCGGGCTGAGGCGTCTGATCGTGGCCGGCGGGGTCGGCGCCAATCGGGCGCTGCGAGCGGCCCTGAACGGCCTGGTGTCCGCAGGCGTCGAAGTCTTTATAGCCGATCTCGCGCACTGTACGGATAACGCGGCGATGATCGCTCTCGCCGGTGCCCTGCACACGGAGCGGGCCCAGGCAGCCACGGCGGACTTCCCGGTGCGGGCGCGCTGGTCCCTGACGGAGGAGGAAGCGTGA
- a CDS encoding tetratricopeptide repeat protein, whose protein sequence is MNEPFSLDMIVDELAAQDVDFQEGLDWQQTDHPREAAIAFRRALEHGPKSAVIWTFYAWALSASGDPHGAIAACRRAIACDAEWGQAWNDLGEYLMDAGREDEALFVIRRALKAKRFDSPHLAQMNLARYYLHKGSMRRALAAAQEAQRLVPGFRPAARLADWISDRMQEWNIRD, encoded by the coding sequence ATGAACGAGCCATTTTCTCTGGATATGATCGTCGACGAGCTGGCGGCACAGGATGTGGACTTTCAGGAGGGCCTGGACTGGCAGCAGACGGATCATCCGCGGGAAGCGGCCATCGCCTTCCGGCGCGCACTGGAACATGGCCCGAAGAGTGCGGTGATCTGGACCTTCTACGCCTGGGCACTGTCTGCTTCCGGCGACCCACACGGGGCCATCGCTGCCTGCCGCCGCGCCATCGCCTGCGATGCAGAGTGGGGGCAGGCGTGGAATGACCTCGGTGAGTATCTGATGGACGCTGGCCGTGAAGACGAGGCGCTCTTCGTGATCCGCCGCGCCCTGAAGGCCAAACGCTTCGACAGCCCGCATCTGGCGCAGATGAATCTGGCCCGCTACTACCTGCATAAAGGCAGCATGCGCCGTGCCCTGGCCGCAGCGCAGGAGGCGCAGCGGCTGGTTCCCGGTTTTCGCCCGGCGGCGCGACTGGCGGACTGGATCAGCGACCGGATGCAGGAGTGGAACATCCGGGATTGA
- the plsY gene encoding glycerol-3-phosphate 1-O-acyltransferase PlsY → MSLLLDVALIGGGYAVGSIASAILVARALGLGDPRQSGSGNPGATNILRIGGKKAALLTLLGDLTKGIVPIVIARLLGLEDWALAAVALATFLGHLYPVFFGFRGGKGVATALGILLALLPVLGLSILGVWILVFAVTRVSSLAALLAAVGAVPIVFAVSAATSMRLLVLVLALLILWRHRGNIRRLLDGSERPFKRR, encoded by the coding sequence ATGTCACTTCTTCTGGATGTTGCCCTGATCGGCGGGGGGTATGCCGTCGGTTCCATTGCCAGCGCCATTCTGGTGGCGCGCGCGCTGGGTCTGGGGGACCCGCGCCAGTCCGGATCGGGCAATCCCGGCGCCACCAATATCCTGCGCATCGGTGGCAAAAAGGCCGCCTTGCTGACTTTGCTCGGCGACCTGACCAAGGGCATCGTCCCCATCGTCATCGCCCGCCTGCTCGGACTGGAGGACTGGGCGCTGGCCGCGGTGGCCCTCGCCACCTTTCTCGGCCATCTCTATCCAGTGTTTTTTGGGTTTCGCGGCGGCAAGGGGGTGGCCACGGCGCTGGGTATTCTGCTGGCGCTCCTGCCGGTACTGGGCCTGTCGATATTGGGTGTATGGATACTGGTGTTCGCCGTGACGCGGGTTTCATCACTGGCGGCGCTGCTGGCGGCGGTCGGCGCGGTGCCTATCGTCTTTGCGGTCTCCGCCGCGACGAGCATGCGGCTACTCGTTCTGGTGCTGGCGCTACTGATCCTCTGGCGGCACCGCGGCAATATCCGCCGTTTGCTGGACGGCAGCGAACGTCCCTTCAAAAGGCGCTGA
- the folB gene encoding dihydroneopterin aldolase, whose amino-acid sequence MDILFVRELKVDTRIGIYDWERQVKQTVLIDLDIAGDAGAAARTDKVENTINYQTICQRLVAHIAASEVELVETLAEQIADIVRGEFGATWVQVTVHKPAAVRGTRDVGVRIERGSRLP is encoded by the coding sequence ATGGATATTCTTTTTGTACGTGAACTGAAGGTGGACACCCGCATCGGCATCTACGACTGGGAACGTCAGGTCAAACAGACGGTGCTCATCGATCTGGATATCGCTGGGGATGCGGGGGCCGCGGCGCGGACCGACAAGGTGGAGAACACCATCAACTACCAGACCATCTGCCAGCGCCTGGTCGCCCATATCGCCGCGTCGGAGGTGGAGCTGGTAGAGACCCTGGCCGAGCAGATCGCGGATATCGTTCGCGGTGAATTCGGCGCGACCTGGGTGCAGGTGACGGTGCACAAACCCGCCGCCGTGCGCGGAACACGGGATGTGGGGGTGCGGATCGAGCGGGGCAGTCGCCTGCCCTGA
- the rimO gene encoding 30S ribosomal protein S12 methylthiotransferase RimO, with protein sequence MKAGANTPPKVGFVSLGCPKATVDSERILTQLRAEGYLLVGDYANADVVVVNTCGFIDAAVEESLEAIGEALDENGKVVVTGCLGAREGGDFVRGAHPKVLAVTGPNQAGAVLDAIHAALPPAHDPYTDLVPPQGLRLTPPHYAYLKISEGCNQSCSFCIIPSMRGKLVSRAPDDILREAEALVAGGAKELLVISQDTGAYGVDRKYRTAFHNGRPLKTRITDLCAALGELGVWVRLHYVYPYPHIDELLPLMAEGKILPYLDVPLQHGSPRILKAMRRPAAAEKTLDRILGWRQAVPDLIIRSTFIVGFPGETDADFAELLDFLRAAELDRVGCFAYSAVEGAPANAIAGAVPEPVKEERRAAFMAVQEAISRQRLQRRVGQRQRVLVDAMARGGRVIARSASDAPEIDGVVHLGKAAGLQVGDWVEVAITRADAHDLYGMVVSA encoded by the coding sequence TTGAAGGCGGGCGCGAATACGCCGCCCAAAGTCGGCTTCGTCAGCCTCGGTTGCCCCAAGGCCACGGTGGACAGCGAGCGCATCCTCACCCAGTTGCGCGCCGAGGGCTATCTGCTGGTGGGGGATTACGCCAACGCCGATGTGGTCGTCGTCAATACCTGCGGCTTTATCGACGCGGCGGTGGAGGAATCCCTGGAGGCCATCGGCGAGGCGCTGGATGAGAACGGCAAGGTGGTGGTCACCGGTTGCCTGGGTGCCCGCGAGGGCGGCGACTTTGTGCGCGGCGCCCATCCCAAGGTGCTTGCCGTCACCGGCCCCAACCAGGCTGGCGCCGTGCTCGACGCGATCCATGCGGCACTCCCTCCGGCCCACGATCCCTACACCGATCTGGTGCCGCCCCAGGGCCTGCGCCTGACGCCGCCCCACTACGCCTACCTCAAAATCTCCGAGGGCTGCAATCAGTCCTGCAGTTTCTGCATCATTCCCAGCATGCGCGGCAAGCTGGTCAGCCGTGCGCCGGACGATATTCTGCGCGAGGCCGAGGCGCTGGTGGCGGGCGGCGCCAAAGAACTGCTGGTGATTTCTCAGGACACCGGCGCTTACGGGGTAGACCGCAAATACCGCACCGCCTTTCACAACGGCCGTCCGCTCAAGACCCGCATCACCGATCTCTGCGCGGCCCTGGGGGAACTCGGCGTCTGGGTGCGTCTGCACTACGTATACCCCTACCCGCACATCGACGAACTCCTGCCCCTGATGGCGGAAGGCAAAATTCTGCCCTATCTGGATGTGCCCCTGCAGCACGGCAGTCCGCGCATCCTCAAGGCCATGCGTCGCCCTGCCGCCGCCGAAAAAACCCTCGACCGGATTCTCGGCTGGCGCCAGGCGGTGCCCGACCTGATCATCCGCAGCACCTTCATTGTCGGCTTCCCCGGCGAGACCGATGCGGACTTTGCGGAGTTACTGGATTTTCTGCGGGCGGCAGAGCTGGATCGGGTCGGTTGTTTCGCCTATTCCGCTGTAGAAGGCGCGCCCGCCAACGCGATCGCCGGAGCGGTGCCGGAGCCGGTCAAAGAGGAACGCCGCGCCGCATTCATGGCCGTGCAGGAAGCCATCAGCCGCCAGCGGCTACAACGCCGGGTGGGCCAGCGTCAGCGGGTACTGGTGGATGCAATGGCCCGGGGCGGCAGAGTCATCGCCCGCTCCGCCAGCGATGCCCCGGAGATCGATGGTGTGGTGCATCTGGGCAAGGCGGCGGGGTTGCAGGTCGGAGACTGGGTGGAGGTGGCGATCACCCGGGCGGATGCCCATGATTTATATGGGATGGTGGTGTCGGCCTGA
- a CDS encoding NifU family protein, whose amino-acid sequence MRSTVKSPIRFYSEEELDALEAEDPLAAAKIAHAQAMAERGLDRQKRYGPDDPLPDPAAVAEAVQTVRHILHRDGGDIELVEIIERDVRVRMKGACAGCPNAVIDLKQVVERIVGAVPGVVNVSNTF is encoded by the coding sequence ATGCGCTCAACCGTAAAATCCCCCATCCGCTTTTACAGCGAAGAAGAACTGGACGCCCTGGAGGCGGAAGACCCCCTCGCCGCGGCCAAAATCGCCCACGCCCAGGCCATGGCCGAACGCGGACTCGACCGCCAGAAACGCTACGGTCCCGACGACCCCCTGCCCGACCCTGCGGCTGTGGCAGAGGCGGTGCAGACGGTACGCCATATCCTCCACCGCGATGGCGGCGATATCGAACTGGTGGAAATCATCGAACGCGACGTGCGGGTCCGCATGAAAGGCGCCTGCGCCGGCTGCCCCAACGCCGTCATCGATCTCAAACAGGTGGTCGAGCGTATCGTCGGCGCCGTTCCGGGCGTGGTCAACGTGAGCAATACCTTTTGA
- a CDS encoding pteridine reductase — translation MKATGKVVLITGAARRVGAAIARQLAAEGCQLALHYKRSAADAEALAQELRARHGTEPLLIAGDLAAPETPAHLIDAAIGHFGCLDGLVNNASLYSPAPFGEITPEDWAAMEAVHLRAPLFLTQVAAPHLRKTGGAVVNIGDIHAEIPLRGYLPYSVTKAGLLALTRALAKELGPEIRVNSVSPGVVLWAEDKDPPDGDQQGLIERNALKRVGSPEDIAGAIAYLLFDAPYVTGHNLVVDGGRMLY, via the coding sequence TTGAAAGCTACCGGAAAAGTCGTTCTCATCACGGGCGCCGCCCGCAGGGTAGGCGCCGCCATTGCCCGCCAGCTCGCCGCGGAAGGCTGCCAGCTCGCCCTGCATTATAAGCGATCCGCCGCAGACGCCGAAGCCCTGGCGCAGGAGTTGCGCGCGCGGCATGGAACTGAACCCTTGTTGATCGCGGGCGACCTGGCTGCCCCGGAAACGCCAGCGCACCTGATTGATGCCGCTATCGGGCATTTTGGTTGCCTGGACGGCCTCGTCAACAACGCTTCGTTGTACTCCCCTGCGCCTTTCGGCGAAATCACGCCGGAAGACTGGGCGGCGATGGAGGCCGTGCATCTGCGCGCGCCACTCTTTCTGACCCAGGTCGCCGCACCGCATTTGCGAAAAACCGGCGGCGCCGTCGTCAACATCGGCGACATCCACGCCGAAATCCCCCTGCGCGGTTATCTGCCTTACAGTGTGACGAAGGCGGGTCTGCTGGCCCTCACCCGCGCCCTCGCCAAAGAGCTGGGGCCGGAGATCCGCGTCAACAGCGTCTCGCCCGGCGTGGTGCTCTGGGCCGAGGACAAGGACCCGCCCGACGGCGACCAGCAGGGACTCATCGAACGCAACGCCCTCAAGCGCGTCGGCAGCCCGGAGGATATTGCCGGCGCCATCGCCTATCTGCTTTTCGACGCGCCTTACGTCACCGGCCACAATCTCGTCGTCGATGGCGGCCGCATGTTATATTGA
- a CDS encoding class I SAM-dependent methyltransferase, producing the protein MRVERPDFLTHSHGARKTSLPAPDADALAHSSALLTHIRREIDAAGGMIPFRRYMELALYTPGLGYYMAGQTRFGAAGDFVTAPEMGRVLAAVLARTLQPDLGPDGILEFGGGSGALAGQIRDILPDTPYTLLEPSPDLQARQRSVVTGIQHLQTLPEHWRGVMLAHEVLDAMPVQVLELDASGQLHECGVRWNGEALDWVMLPPPVAAPLAARLAPYVTHWPRPYRTEINLTAESWLREVAARLDSGAILLIDYGYEAAEFYHPQRQMGSLRAYYRHHWLDDPFYLPGLCDLTAHVDYTALMTAAVEAGLEVAFYGHLARFLVEHGLAEVYGTLCAQAGEDGRFALNNEIKRLTLPQEMGESFKVLILKKRENT; encoded by the coding sequence ATGCGCGTAGAGCGTCCCGATTTTTTAACCCATTCTCACGGGGCGCGCAAGACAAGTCTGCCCGCCCCGGACGCCGATGCGCTGGCCCACTCGTCCGCACTGCTGACCCATATCCGGCGGGAAATCGATGCCGCAGGCGGGATGATCCCCTTTCGTCGTTATATGGAGCTCGCCCTCTACACGCCGGGGCTGGGCTATTACATGGCGGGGCAGACCCGCTTCGGTGCGGCGGGCGACTTCGTCACGGCACCGGAAATGGGACGGGTGCTGGCCGCTGTGCTGGCCCGGACCCTGCAACCCGATCTGGGGCCGGATGGCATTCTGGAATTTGGCGGTGGGAGCGGCGCGCTGGCGGGCCAGATCCGGGACATTTTGCCGGACACCCCCTACACCCTGCTCGAACCCAGCCCCGATTTGCAGGCGCGGCAACGATCAGTCGTGACTGGTATTCAGCATCTGCAAACTCTGCCGGAGCACTGGCGCGGCGTGATGCTCGCCCACGAAGTGCTGGATGCCATGCCGGTGCAGGTGCTGGAGCTGGATGCCTCCGGGCAGTTGCACGAATGCGGCGTGCGCTGGAATGGCGAGGCACTGGATTGGGTGATGCTGCCTCCGCCGGTCGCTGCGCCTCTGGCGGCGCGGCTGGCGCCCTATGTAACGCATTGGCCCCGGCCCTATCGGACGGAAATCAATCTCACTGCCGAATCCTGGCTGCGCGAGGTCGCCGCCCGCCTGGACTCCGGCGCCATCCTTCTGATCGATTACGGGTACGAGGCCGCAGAGTTTTATCATCCCCAGCGGCAGATGGGCAGCCTGCGCGCCTATTATCGCCACCACTGGCTGGATGATCCCTTTTATCTGCCAGGCCTCTGCGACCTCACCGCCCATGTGGATTATACCGCGCTGATGACCGCTGCGGTGGAGGCCGGGCTGGAGGTGGCCTTTTATGGCCATCTCGCCCGTTTTCTGGTGGAACATGGGCTGGCCGAGGTGTATGGCACCCTTTGTGCGCAGGCGGGTGAGGACGGCCGCTTCGCCCTGAATAATGAGATCAAACGGCTCACCCTGCCGCAGGAAATGGGCGAAAGCTTCAAGGTATTGATTCTGAAAAAGCGGGAGAACACTTGA